A DNA window from Halorubrum sp. DM2 contains the following coding sequences:
- a CDS encoding MOSC domain-containing protein — translation MARGSIEAIFVAPDSGEPMEVVESVEAVAGRGLRGDRYFREQGLYDCREELPEGTDVSLIEREALDAIERDHEVDLPARLTRRNVVTSDVALNHLVDRTFRIGDVELVGERLCEPCSYMESLAETEGASEALTHRGGLNANVIELGTIAIGDTVEF, via the coding sequence ATGGCACGCGGATCGATCGAGGCGATCTTCGTCGCCCCGGATTCGGGCGAGCCGATGGAGGTAGTCGAGAGCGTCGAAGCCGTCGCCGGCCGCGGCCTCCGCGGTGACCGCTACTTTCGCGAGCAAGGGCTGTACGACTGCCGCGAGGAACTCCCCGAAGGGACCGACGTATCGCTGATCGAGCGCGAGGCGCTCGACGCCATCGAACGGGACCACGAGGTCGACCTGCCGGCACGGCTGACGCGACGCAACGTCGTCACCAGCGACGTGGCGCTCAACCACCTCGTCGACCGGACGTTCCGGATCGGCGATGTCGAACTGGTCGGCGAACGCCTCTGTGAACCGTGCAGCTACATGGAATCGCTCGCAGAGACAGAGGGTGCTTCCGAGGCACTCACGCACCGCGGCGGGCTGAACGCGAACGTGATCGAATTGGGCACGATCGCAATCGGGGACACCGTCGAGTTCTGA